Proteins found in one Halogeometricum rufum genomic segment:
- a CDS encoding DUF7560 family zinc ribbon protein has translation MAQQFVFDCPECDSVVAVGGEIRAEILEHGCVLCEAPASVGDFCRPSETDA, from the coding sequence GTGGCGCAACAGTTCGTCTTCGACTGTCCGGAGTGCGACAGCGTCGTCGCCGTCGGCGGCGAGATTCGAGCCGAGATACTGGAACACGGCTGCGTTCTCTGCGAGGCGCCCGCGAGCGTCGGCGACTTCTGCCGGCCGTCGGAGACGGACGCGTAA
- a CDS encoding GAF domain-containing protein, producing MNGATVVCADSDTEARTETATALSDAGLDTVESASVADVKDELGDGVDCVVTEYDLSDGTGMDVVRAVRDSTPDVPCVLYTDERPSSFDTSQVEGMIVEYFRKSAPDAQERLGDLVSDMITQRAQVSYILPDDEEERLAALEQYEIEEFELRASFERISELVASHFGWEAAFVGTIDQNEENFLACHGIELGESADRQDTICTHAILEEQVTVIEDILADHRFVENEMLDSVGIRAYAGANIDTPDGHTIGSLCLIDYEPNTMSEQERREFALFADEVAEQLELRREILDGDN from the coding sequence ATGAACGGTGCAACCGTCGTGTGCGCCGATTCGGATACCGAAGCGCGAACAGAGACGGCGACCGCGTTATCAGACGCGGGACTGGACACCGTCGAGTCGGCGTCCGTCGCAGACGTGAAAGACGAACTCGGAGACGGCGTGGACTGCGTCGTGACGGAGTACGACCTGTCGGACGGCACCGGGATGGACGTGGTCCGCGCGGTCCGCGACTCGACGCCGGACGTGCCGTGCGTGCTCTACACCGACGAGCGTCCGTCGTCGTTCGACACCTCGCAGGTCGAGGGGATGATCGTCGAGTACTTCCGCAAGAGCGCACCGGACGCCCAGGAGCGACTGGGTGACCTCGTCAGCGACATGATAACCCAGCGTGCGCAGGTCAGCTACATCCTCCCCGACGACGAAGAGGAACGATTGGCCGCCCTCGAACAGTACGAAATCGAGGAGTTCGAACTCCGGGCGTCGTTCGAGCGCATCTCCGAACTCGTCGCCTCCCACTTCGGGTGGGAAGCCGCGTTCGTCGGTACCATCGACCAGAACGAGGAGAACTTCCTCGCCTGCCACGGTATCGAACTCGGCGAGTCCGCGGACCGGCAGGACACCATCTGCACGCACGCGATTCTCGAAGAACAGGTCACGGTCATCGAGGACATCCTCGCGGACCACCGGTTCGTGGAGAACGAGATGCTCGACAGCGTCGGCATCCGCGCGTACGCGGGCGCGAACATCGATACGCCCGACGGCCACACCATCGGGTCGCTGTGCCTCATCGACTACGAGCCGAACACGATGAGCGAACAGGAACGGCGCGAGTTCGCCCTGTTCGCCGACGAGGTGGCGGAACAACTCGAACTTCGCCGCGAGATTCTGGACGGTGACAACTGA
- a CDS encoding HalOD1 output domain-containing protein, whose product MTETTTSNGAGGTTGTTRVRERTTIEIASLVADAKGCEPWELEPLSQVTDPDAIEELLNGDREVAFEIAFDYEGGRVTVTSDGDVAYEVPA is encoded by the coding sequence ATGACAGAAACGACAACTTCGAACGGAGCGGGCGGGACCACGGGAACGACACGCGTACGCGAACGGACGACCATCGAAATCGCGTCCCTCGTCGCGGACGCGAAGGGATGCGAACCGTGGGAACTGGAACCGCTGTCGCAGGTGACCGACCCGGACGCCATCGAGGAGTTGTTGAACGGCGACCGCGAGGTGGCGTTCGAAATCGCCTTCGACTACGAGGGCGGGCGCGTGACGGTCACCTCGGACGGCGACGTGGCGTACGAGGTACCCGCGTAG
- a CDS encoding cupin domain-containing protein, whose translation MTEITRLSDLDATPHANVFPGSEPKTVRLSLAAGERVDSHRHPGRSVVLAVLDGALELDLDDETHALESGDVARFDGDRAISPRATEPSTALVVLAPTAAD comes from the coding sequence ATGACCGAGATAACCCGCCTTTCGGACCTCGACGCGACGCCGCACGCGAACGTCTTCCCCGGGTCGGAACCGAAGACGGTCCGCCTCTCGCTCGCCGCGGGCGAACGCGTCGATTCGCACCGACACCCCGGCCGGAGCGTCGTCCTCGCCGTCCTCGACGGCGCGCTCGAACTGGACCTCGACGACGAGACGCACGCGCTCGAATCCGGCGACGTGGCGCGGTTCGACGGCGACCGAGCGATTTCCCCCCGGGCGACCGAGCCCAGTACCGCGCTCGTCGTCCTCGCGCCGACCGCGGCCGACTGA
- a CDS encoding HVO_2142 family zinc finger protein: MAIERPQGVHREWCPDCGDEMLFSGTQSAGYAQYFCQNCRYRHDVYVGEPAVEASAPDEQVTATADRS, from the coding sequence ATGGCCATCGAACGCCCGCAAGGTGTGCACCGCGAGTGGTGCCCCGACTGCGGCGACGAGATGCTGTTCAGCGGCACTCAGTCCGCCGGCTACGCACAGTACTTCTGTCAAAACTGCCGATACCGACACGACGTCTACGTCGGTGAACCGGCCGTCGAAGCATCGGCTCCCGACGAGCAGGTAACTGCGACGGCCGACCGGTCGTAA
- a CDS encoding DUF7504 family protein yields the protein MSAEPIAFGDDVPLNPVAPGTNLLVSGPESAGLQSLVHRLIAPRGDDEGLVSIATDSGDEFLREQRRHGGAYDDETTGVVGCESSRGSKELVRSVGGATDLSTISMEFSALADDVGYRTDRLRSGLYAVSPLCASASDMRDVYRFLNNIVSRNRRADGVFVCGIDPDADVGEFGSGNNITKGISMVFQGHVELRDGPTGPEVCVTGLDDQPDGWQSLD from the coding sequence ATGTCGGCGGAACCGATCGCTTTCGGCGACGACGTGCCGTTGAACCCCGTCGCACCGGGGACGAACCTCCTCGTCTCCGGGCCCGAGAGCGCCGGACTGCAATCGCTCGTCCACCGACTCATCGCTCCGCGAGGCGACGACGAGGGACTGGTGAGCATCGCCACGGACAGCGGCGACGAGTTCCTCCGCGAGCAACGCCGCCACGGCGGCGCGTACGACGACGAGACCACCGGCGTCGTCGGCTGTGAGTCGAGTCGCGGGTCGAAGGAACTCGTCCGGTCCGTCGGCGGCGCCACCGACCTCTCCACCATCTCGATGGAGTTCTCCGCCCTCGCGGACGACGTGGGGTACCGCACGGACCGCCTCCGGTCCGGGCTGTACGCCGTGTCGCCGCTCTGCGCCTCTGCGTCCGACATGCGTGACGTCTACCGGTTCCTGAACAACATCGTCTCGCGGAACCGCCGCGCGGACGGCGTGTTCGTCTGCGGCATCGACCCGGACGCCGACGTGGGCGAGTTCGGCTCCGGAAACAACATCACGAAAGGCATCTCGATGGTGTTCCAGGGGCACGTCGAACTCCGGGACGGCCCGACGGGTCCGGAGGTGTGCGTCACCGGGTTGGACGACCAACCCGACGGCTGGCAGTCGCTCGACTGA
- a CDS encoding Htur_1727 family rSAM-partnered candidate RiPP, protein MVEKPDRHRVGDTPRGADDTGGREWEVFVRGDDDDPLRHVGSVSAPSADVAHEQATKLFAWYADDLWLCPADAVRRYSTHDLDDDAEAVTLGTGDEERTHEL, encoded by the coding sequence ATGGTCGAGAAACCGGACCGTCACCGAGTCGGTGACACGCCTCGGGGTGCCGACGACACCGGCGGACGAGAGTGGGAAGTGTTCGTCCGCGGGGACGACGACGACCCACTCCGTCACGTGGGGAGCGTGTCCGCGCCGTCGGCGGACGTCGCTCACGAACAGGCGACGAAACTGTTCGCGTGGTACGCCGACGACCTCTGGCTCTGTCCCGCCGACGCCGTCCGCCGCTACTCGACGCACGACCTCGACGACGACGCCGAGGCGGTGACGCTCGGCACCGGAGACGAGGAACGAACCCACGAGCTATGA
- a CDS encoding TIGR04347 family pseudo-SAM/SPASM protein, translating into MISVSKLLCELDAEGDGLRYDAASESSKPQITDEKQRRPVVVWNVTKRCNLYCSHCYAGADTENAPGELSTAEGKRLLDDLADYGVPVVLFSGGEPLVRDDLLELVSHADGLGIRPVLSTNGTLITPEKARRLREAGLRYAGVSVDGLPERNDAFRGAEGAFDAAVRGIRACLDAGLKTGLRYTITESNAEDLPGVVELLHDEGVDRFCFYHLDYGGRGAGIADADLSPAAKREAVTRVCDLTREYHERGAEIETLLVGNYADAAYLVEYARRNLGEATAERVYDYLRRNGGDPTGERVADVDYQGNVHLTQFWQGYSLGNVRDRSFGAIWDDETNPLLRALRERPDRLTGRCAECRYRDVCRGASRLRALAAHDDVFAPDPQCYLREEERTSAPAGVGAD; encoded by the coding sequence ATGATATCGGTCAGCAAACTCCTGTGCGAACTCGACGCCGAGGGCGACGGCCTCCGGTACGACGCGGCGTCGGAGTCCTCGAAGCCGCAGATAACCGACGAGAAACAGCGCCGTCCGGTCGTCGTGTGGAACGTGACGAAGCGGTGCAACCTCTACTGCTCGCACTGTTACGCCGGGGCCGACACGGAGAACGCCCCCGGCGAACTCAGCACCGCGGAGGGCAAACGACTGCTAGATGACCTCGCCGACTACGGCGTGCCGGTCGTCCTCTTCTCCGGCGGGGAACCGCTGGTCCGCGACGACCTGCTGGAACTCGTCTCCCACGCCGACGGCCTGGGGATTCGGCCCGTCCTCTCGACGAACGGAACGCTCATCACGCCCGAGAAGGCGCGGCGGTTGCGCGAGGCGGGTCTCCGGTACGCCGGCGTCTCCGTCGACGGCCTCCCCGAGCGAAACGACGCGTTCCGCGGCGCCGAAGGGGCGTTCGACGCCGCGGTGCGCGGAATCAGGGCCTGCCTCGACGCGGGCCTCAAGACCGGGCTCCGCTACACCATCACCGAGTCGAACGCGGAGGACCTGCCCGGCGTGGTCGAGTTACTGCACGACGAGGGCGTCGACCGCTTCTGCTTCTACCACCTCGACTACGGCGGCCGCGGCGCGGGTATCGCCGACGCGGACCTCTCACCCGCCGCGAAACGCGAGGCGGTGACGCGAGTGTGCGACCTCACGCGCGAGTACCACGAACGCGGCGCGGAAATCGAGACGTTGCTCGTCGGGAACTACGCCGACGCCGCCTACCTCGTCGAGTACGCGCGTCGCAACCTCGGGGAGGCGACGGCCGAACGGGTGTACGACTACCTCCGGCGCAACGGCGGCGACCCGACGGGCGAACGCGTGGCCGACGTGGACTATCAGGGCAACGTCCACCTCACGCAGTTCTGGCAGGGGTACAGCCTCGGCAACGTCCGCGACCGGTCGTTCGGTGCCATCTGGGACGACGAGACGAACCCGCTGCTCCGGGCGTTGCGAGAGCGACCCGACCGGCTGACCGGTCGGTGCGCCGAGTGTCGCTATCGAGACGTCTGCCGCGGGGCGTCGCGCCTCCGCGCTCTCGCCGCCCACGACGACGTCTTCGCGCCCGACCCGCAGTGTTACCTCCGCGAGGAGGAACGGACGAGTGCGCCGGCCGGCGTCGGCGCAGACTGA
- a CDS encoding molybdopterin-dependent oxidoreductase: MAQAPTADWGITVVGERQHTVRADDVTEATLTTGRVRVSCASGDRYDATWRGVGVGDLLDGASPPAETTHLVFESDSGYAACVPVGDAIGGLVAVERDGEALAEDESYATRFVAPGVDGARFVKGVERIRALSLPPEADPTEYENLDLDSPEYEKTDA; the protein is encoded by the coding sequence ATGGCTCAGGCACCGACGGCCGACTGGGGAATCACCGTCGTCGGCGAGCGTCAGCACACGGTGCGCGCCGACGACGTGACCGAAGCGACGCTGACGACCGGTCGGGTGCGCGTGTCGTGCGCCTCGGGCGACCGATACGACGCGACGTGGCGCGGCGTCGGCGTGGGTGACCTCCTCGACGGCGCGTCGCCCCCGGCGGAGACCACGCATCTCGTCTTCGAGAGTGACTCGGGCTACGCGGCCTGCGTCCCCGTCGGCGACGCCATCGGCGGACTGGTCGCCGTCGAACGCGACGGCGAAGCGCTCGCGGAGGACGAGTCGTACGCGACGCGGTTCGTCGCGCCGGGCGTCGACGGCGCGCGGTTCGTGAAGGGCGTCGAGCGGATTCGGGCGCTCTCGCTCCCGCCCGAGGCCGACCCGACGGAGTACGAGAATCTCGACCTCGACAGTCCGGAGTACGAGAAGACCGACGCGTGA
- a CDS encoding halocyanin domain-containing protein yields the protein MNDAPTRRRRFLGGIAATVVGGPLLAGCTGDGGAQTAEPATDSPTTTAAGRTEPNDRTFDGWLNGVAGADTLTDLTGESAVRVRVGAEGNGGYLAFAPAVLRVSPGTTVTWEWTGRGGAHNVVAEDGSFQSQLTGSEGTTFSHAFESEGTYKYVCTPHRSMGMKGVVVVK from the coding sequence GTGAACGACGCACCCACCCGCAGACGTCGATTTCTCGGCGGCATCGCGGCCACCGTCGTCGGTGGACCACTGCTCGCCGGTTGTACGGGCGACGGCGGCGCACAGACGGCCGAACCGGCCACCGACTCGCCGACGACGACGGCCGCCGGTCGGACCGAACCGAACGACCGGACGTTCGACGGCTGGCTGAACGGCGTGGCCGGCGCGGACACGCTGACGGACCTGACCGGCGAGTCCGCGGTGCGCGTCCGCGTCGGCGCGGAGGGTAACGGCGGCTACCTAGCGTTCGCTCCCGCCGTCCTCCGCGTCTCGCCCGGGACGACGGTGACGTGGGAGTGGACTGGTCGGGGCGGGGCGCACAACGTCGTGGCCGAAGACGGCTCGTTCCAGAGCCAACTGACGGGTTCGGAGGGGACGACGTTCTCTCACGCGTTCGAGAGCGAGGGGACGTACAAGTACGTCTGCACCCCGCACCGGTCGATGGGGATGAAGGGCGTCGTCGTCGTCAAGTGA